The proteins below are encoded in one region of Bacteroides uniformis:
- a CDS encoding Gfo/Idh/MocA family oxidoreductase — translation MKNFALIGAAGYIAPRHLRAIKDTGNRLVAAYDKFDSVGIMDSFFPEASFFVEHELFDRHCTKLKGTDKQVDYVSICTPNYLHDAHMRYGLRLGTDVICEKPLVLNPWNVDALEEVEKETGHHIYTILQLRLHQSIIDLKKKIENGPKDKIYDVDLTYITSRGNWYYTSWKGDVHKSGGIATNIGVHFYDMLSWVFGPVKKNIVHVYTHDRAAGYLELERARVRYFLSINSDNLPENAVQGEKLTYRTINIDGEEFEFSKGFTELHTESYKDILAGKGFGIEDARNAINIVYDIRHAEPIGLKGDYHPLAKLPLAKHPFGW, via the coding sequence ATGAAAAATTTTGCATTAATTGGAGCGGCGGGTTACATTGCTCCCCGTCATCTGCGTGCCATCAAGGACACCGGAAACCGCTTGGTTGCGGCTTATGATAAATTTGACAGTGTTGGGATTATGGATAGTTTTTTTCCGGAAGCATCCTTTTTTGTCGAACATGAATTGTTTGACCGTCACTGTACGAAACTGAAAGGTACTGACAAGCAAGTTGATTATGTCTCTATTTGTACTCCTAATTATCTTCATGATGCACACATGCGTTATGGGTTGCGTTTGGGGACTGATGTGATTTGCGAAAAGCCCTTGGTCTTGAATCCTTGGAATGTGGATGCCTTGGAAGAAGTGGAGAAAGAAACCGGACACCATATTTATACAATACTTCAACTTCGTCTGCACCAGTCTATTATTGATTTGAAGAAGAAAATAGAGAACGGTCCTAAAGATAAAATTTATGATGTGGACTTGACGTATATCACTTCACGTGGCAATTGGTATTATACAAGCTGGAAAGGTGATGTACACAAGAGTGGGGGAATTGCGACCAATATCGGCGTGCATTTTTATGATATGCTTTCATGGGTGTTTGGTCCTGTAAAGAAGAATATTGTTCATGTATATACACATGACCGTGCAGCAGGATATCTGGAGTTGGAAAGAGCGCGTGTCCGTTATTTTTTAAGTATAAATTCAGACAATCTTCCTGAAAATGCAGTACAAGGGGAGAAGCTTACTTATCGTACAATCAATATTGACGGTGAAGAATTTGAATTCAGCAAAGGTTTTACGGAATTGCACACTGAAAGCTATAAGGATATTCTTGCCGGTAAAGGTTTTGGTATTGAGGATGCACGTAATGCAATCAATATCGTGTATGATATTCGTCATGCAGAACCCATCGGTTTGAAAGGTGACTACCATCCTTTGGCAAAACTGCCTTTAGCCAAACATCCATTTGGGTGGTAA
- a CDS encoding UpxZ family transcription anti-terminator antagonist translates to MNSLLSRALELQRMAHELMYLDTNGSPIYSDEFCRLNKEVLTRSDSLFSEQSSDIEEEGNLCLALLMGYNATIYDNGDKERKKQVILDRIYNIMSQLPASLLKMRLLTWGYSETYDEELAHEAHQLIETWNISDLTDEQKEIIEELRNFEENQYPWEEVQE, encoded by the coding sequence ATGAATTCTTTACTTTCCCGTGCTCTTGAGCTTCAACGGATGGCTCATGAACTTATGTATTTGGATACGAATGGTAGTCCTATTTATTCTGATGAATTCTGTCGTTTAAATAAAGAAGTTCTGACCCGTTCCGATTCTTTATTTTCCGAACAAAGCTCTGATATTGAAGAAGAGGGAAATCTGTGTCTTGCTCTGCTGATGGGGTATAATGCCACTATCTATGATAATGGAGATAAGGAGCGGAAAAAACAGGTTATTTTGGATCGTATCTACAATATTATGAGTCAACTTCCGGCATCTTTATTAAAAATGCGTTTACTGACATGGGGATATAGTGAAACGTATGATGAAGAATTGGCTCATGAAGCACATCAACTTATTGAAACGTGGAATATTTCAGACTTAACGGATGAACAGAAGGAAATAATAGAAGAATTGAGAAATTTCGAGGAGAATCAATATCCGTGGGAAGAAGTGCAAGAATAA
- a CDS encoding UpxY family transcription antiterminator, whose translation MVETQKYWFAARTLSKQEFAVKKRIENLNLEEGIDVECYLPTRTVISQLKYRRKRSVVPVARGLIFIHATKQSACDIHNVYGVQVFYMKDFSTHSMLVVPDKQMQDFMFVMDLNPEGVCFDNEPLTVGKKVTVVKGEFSGIEGEIATEANKTYVVIRITGVLVASIKVPKSYLKAIND comes from the coding sequence GTGGTTGAAACACAGAAATATTGGTTCGCAGCCCGTACACTAAGCAAACAAGAATTTGCAGTTAAGAAGCGTATCGAAAATCTTAATTTGGAGGAAGGTATTGATGTGGAGTGTTATCTTCCCACTCGAACTGTAATCTCACAGTTGAAGTACCGTCGGAAGCGTAGCGTGGTTCCGGTTGCCCGTGGATTGATTTTTATTCATGCCACCAAACAGTCTGCTTGTGACATACATAATGTTTATGGTGTTCAGGTTTTCTATATGAAGGATTTTTCCACTCATTCCATGCTGGTTGTTCCCGATAAACAAATGCAGGATTTCATGTTCGTCATGGATTTGAATCCCGAAGGTGTTTGTTTTGACAATGAACCTCTTACCGTTGGCAAAAAGGTTACAGTTGTCAAAGGGGAGTTTAGCGGCATTGAAGGTGAAATCGCCACAGAAGCCAACAAGACTTATGTTGTTATCCGCATTACGGGTGTTTTAGTAGCAAGCATTAAAGTACCCAAATCCTATCTGAAGGCAATTAATGACTAA